The genomic DNA AGGTACCCCTCGGTCACTTCGAACATGAAGTTGCCGTTCACTGTGTTGACCTGACCACCCCCCATTTTTCGCACGAGCAGCCCCCGCTCGACCCCCTGGATGATGGATTCCGGCGATGACGACCCGGGAGCGATGATGGTGTTGGACATCCTGACGATCGGTTTCATCTGGTAAGACTCGCGCCGCCCGTTGCCTGTGGATCGGCAGCCCTCCTTCATGGCTGTGAGGCGGTCGTACATGTATCCTTTGAGGATGCCGTTTTCCACCAGCACCGTTCTCTCGGCAGGCGATCCCTCGTCGTCGAAAAAGAAGGATCCGCGTGCATGGGGGATTGTTGCGTCGTCGACGACAGTGACGAGGGGGGATGCGACCTGCGTGCCGACCTTTCCGGAGTAAACCGACATTCCGCTCTGTGCAAGGTCGGCCTCCAGCCCGTGGCCGATTGCCTCGTGAACCATCGTTCCTCCCGCTTCAGAGGAGAGAACCACCGACATGGACCCGCCGGGCGCCTTGCGTGCCGAAAGCATCATGACGGCTCTCCGGGCGGCGGTGACGGCGATTTCCTCAGGAGAACGGTCACGGAACAGTTCGAAACCCCGAACGCCTCCCAGTGGTTCGTAGCCGGTCTGGATGATGTCGCCGCGGGCGGCAACCGCCTGAACGGTGAAGACGGTGCCGGTGCGGCTGTTCTCGATGAACTCCCCAAGAGAGTTCATGATTTTCATGGTGGCGGTGCCGTCCCGATAAAGTACCGTTACTTGCCGCACATCGGGGTCAAAAGCGCGGGCAGTTCGGTCGGCTGCCTGGACAAGAGCGACTTTTTCTTCGAGAGGAACGGTGTCGGGGGGCTGCAAGATCGGGAACCCCCCTGCGGACTTGCGAGGGCGCAGATCCATGACTCCTGCGAACTGCTCGCCTTTTACGGCTCTGCTGGCCGTATGGGCCAGGGAGAGGAGTGCCGCTTC from Geobacter sp. DSM 9736 includes the following:
- a CDS encoding TldD/PmbA family protein, with the protein product MLEQFDTGRILRQALANGGEFADIYYEEGSSTAIVCDDGKIEKVLAGTDRGVGIRVISDLRTAYAFTNDITEAALLSLAHTASRAVKGEQFAGVMDLRPRKSAGGFPILQPPDTVPLEEKVALVQAADRTARAFDPDVRQVTVLYRDGTATMKIMNSLGEFIENSRTGTVFTVQAVAARGDIIQTGYEPLGGVRGFELFRDRSPEEIAVTAARRAVMMLSARKAPGGSMSVVLSSEAGGTMVHEAIGHGLEADLAQSGMSVYSGKVGTQVASPLVTVVDDATIPHARGSFFFDDEGSPAERTVLVENGILKGYMYDRLTAMKEGCRSTGNGRRESYQMKPIVRMSNTIIAPGSSSPESIIQGVERGLLVRKMGGGQVNTVNGNFMFEVTEGYLIENGVVGEPVRGATLTGNGPDVLKKIEKVGSDLGFGIGTCGKDGQGVPVADAQPTLLIGEITVGGAA